One segment of Clavelina lepadiformis chromosome 2, kaClaLepa1.1, whole genome shotgun sequence DNA contains the following:
- the LOC143446662 gene encoding WD repeat domain phosphoinositide-interacting protein 3-like isoform X2, translating to MSSLICCAFNQDQGCFVCGMQNGFRVYNTHPLKEKERQDFENGNGGIGCVEMLFRCNYLALVGGGTSPRFPRNTVMVWDDLKKKVVMELTFTSDVRSVRLRRDRIVVALDRLIKVFTFTQNPQQLHVFETMYNAEGLCQLCPSSNNSILAFPAKATGTVQIVDLANTDAPPLDIHAHDGLISCLALNLHGTRLATASHKGTLLRIFDTTSGEQVGELRRGSGNARIFCMNFNADSTLLCASSDHGTVHIFSLDEKNTSPSKQSGSRFLPKYFNSKWSFGRFNIPSSSPCICAFTSDSSAVIEMTDSP from the exons ATGTCGAGTCTCATTTGTTGTGCTTTTAATCAAGATCAAG GCTGTTTTGTTTGTGGAATGCAGAATGGTTTCCGTGTTTACAATACCCATCCTTTAAAAGAGAAAGAAAGACAAG ATTTTGAAAATGGTAATGGTGGCATTGGTTGTGTCGAAATGCTTTTTCGCTGCAATTACCTTGCCCTAGTTGGTGGAGGAACCAGTCCACGTTTTCCGAGAAACACAG TCATGGTTTGGGATGACTTGAAGAAGAAGGTAGTGATGGAATTGACGTTTACTTCGGATGTTAGATCGGTGCGGCTACGAAGAGATAGAATCGTTGTAGCACTTGATCGTTTGATTAAAGTCTTTACTTTCACACAAAATCCTCAGCAACTACATGTCTTTGAAACAATGTATAATGCGGAAG GACTGTGCCAACTTTGTCCAAGTAGCAATAACTCTATTCTAGCATTTCCTGCGAAGGCAACAGGAACTGTTCAG ATCGTGGATTTAGCAAATACAGATGCACCGCCTCTTGATATTCATGCTCATGATGGCCTTATCTCTTGTCTTGCCTTGAACTTGCATGGAACAAGATTAGCAACGGCTTCTCATAAG GGCACCCTTTTGCGCATTTTTGACACAACATCTGGCGAACAAGTTGGTGAATTGAGAAGAGGCTCAGGAAATGCAAGAATATTTTG CATGAACTTCAATGCTGATTCGACACTGCTCTGTGCTTCAAGTGACCATGGAACAGTTCATATTTTTTCTCTGGATGAAAAGAACACTTCACCAAGTAAACAAAG TGGATCCCGGTTTCTTCCAAAGTATTTTAACAGCAAGTGGAGTTTTGGAAGGTTTAATATACCAAGCTCATCACCTTGCATATGTGCATTCACGTCGGACTCATCTGCTGTTATTG AAATGACTGATAGTCCTTGA
- the LOC143446662 gene encoding WD repeat domain phosphoinositide-interacting protein 3-like isoform X1: MSSLICCAFNQDQGCFVCGMQNGFRVYNTHPLKEKERQDFENGNGGIGCVEMLFRCNYLALVGGGTSPRFPRNTVMVWDDLKKKVVMELTFTSDVRSVRLRRDRIVVALDRLIKVFTFTQNPQQLHVFETMYNAEGLCQLCPSSNNSILAFPAKATGTVQIVDLANTDAPPLDIHAHDGLISCLALNLHGTRLATASHKGTLLRIFDTTSGEQVGELRRGSGNARIFCMNFNADSTLLCASSDHGTVHIFSLDEKNTSPSKQSGSRFLPKYFNSKWSFGRFNIPSSSPCICAFTSDSSAVIAICNDGTYYRISFTLKGECVRDYFAHFLEMTDSP, from the exons ATGTCGAGTCTCATTTGTTGTGCTTTTAATCAAGATCAAG GCTGTTTTGTTTGTGGAATGCAGAATGGTTTCCGTGTTTACAATACCCATCCTTTAAAAGAGAAAGAAAGACAAG ATTTTGAAAATGGTAATGGTGGCATTGGTTGTGTCGAAATGCTTTTTCGCTGCAATTACCTTGCCCTAGTTGGTGGAGGAACCAGTCCACGTTTTCCGAGAAACACAG TCATGGTTTGGGATGACTTGAAGAAGAAGGTAGTGATGGAATTGACGTTTACTTCGGATGTTAGATCGGTGCGGCTACGAAGAGATAGAATCGTTGTAGCACTTGATCGTTTGATTAAAGTCTTTACTTTCACACAAAATCCTCAGCAACTACATGTCTTTGAAACAATGTATAATGCGGAAG GACTGTGCCAACTTTGTCCAAGTAGCAATAACTCTATTCTAGCATTTCCTGCGAAGGCAACAGGAACTGTTCAG ATCGTGGATTTAGCAAATACAGATGCACCGCCTCTTGATATTCATGCTCATGATGGCCTTATCTCTTGTCTTGCCTTGAACTTGCATGGAACAAGATTAGCAACGGCTTCTCATAAG GGCACCCTTTTGCGCATTTTTGACACAACATCTGGCGAACAAGTTGGTGAATTGAGAAGAGGCTCAGGAAATGCAAGAATATTTTG CATGAACTTCAATGCTGATTCGACACTGCTCTGTGCTTCAAGTGACCATGGAACAGTTCATATTTTTTCTCTGGATGAAAAGAACACTTCACCAAGTAAACAAAG TGGATCCCGGTTTCTTCCAAAGTATTTTAACAGCAAGTGGAGTTTTGGAAGGTTTAATATACCAAGCTCATCACCTTGCATATGTGCATTCACGTCGGACTCATCTGCTGTTATTG cTATATGCAATGATGGGACATACTACAGGATATCATTTACACTTAAAGGAGAGTGTGTTCGAGATTATTTTGCGCATTTTTTAGAAATGACTGATAGTCCTTGA
- the LOC143446328 gene encoding very long-chain specific acyl-CoA dehydrogenase, mitochondrial-like: MWKVAEKSYRLTARSLVSLSRSSLRNKSATVSAIEYEKKETTVPKAEANGSVESKSFVMNLFRGGLVPDQVLPYPKVITQEQAEFIQAMLDPMEKFMVEVNDAAKNDEIAKVEDHTMEGLKEMGAFGLQVPIELNGLGLSNTQYARLVEIVGRHDLGVGIALGAHQSIGFKGILLEGSKEQKTKYLPSLATGENIAAFCLTEPASGSDAASIQTKAVKSSCGNYYMLNGSKIWISNGGIAEIFTVFAKTPVTQPDGTTKEKISAFIVERAFGGVSSGPPENKMGIKASNTAEVYFEDVKVPVENLLGKEGEGFKIAMHILNNGRFGMAAALSGNMKAMIEKAADHAMNRVQFGSKIHTYGAIQEKFAKMSMLQYVTESMAFIVCANMDAGYKDFQLEAAISKVFASEAAWQVTDECIQILGGMGYMKDCGAERVLRDLRIFRIFEGTNDILRLFVALTGMQYTGKFLQPVSNAMKSPLTNIPTLASFFKTYASKRIGSKLGWDLGPSMSEHIHPDVSSSAKLASKAIMQFGLAAEDIAIKYGKKFIDMQFLQNRLANSAIDIFAMVAVISRASTSLNNNEENAKLETTLCNVWCNDAAKRVQENLTSLSDKTSLQDFKAMADLSNMVIEKQGVVQNHPLGF; the protein is encoded by the coding sequence ATGTGGAAAGTGGCAGAAAAATCTTACAGGCTAACCGCAAGGTCTCTGGTCAGTTTATCAAGATCGTCTTTAAGAAATAAATCCGCAACTGTTTCTGCAATTGAATATGAAAAAAAGGAAACTACTGTACCAAAAGCAGAAGCAAATGGATCTGTAGAATCTAAATCTTTTGTGATGAACCTGTTTCGCGGCGGACTTGTTCCTGACCAAGTTTTGCCATACCCTAAGGTAATTACTCAAGAACAAGCTGAATTTATTCAGGCAATGCTTGATCCAATGGAGAAGTTCATGGTTGAAGTTAATGATGCTGccaaaaatgatgaaattgcCAAAGTGGAAGACCATACAATGGAAGGATTGAAAGAGATGGGAGCATTTGGCTTGCAGGTGCCAATTGAGCTAAATGGGCTTGGATTAAGCAACACTCAGTATGCAAGGTTGGTAGAAATAGTTGGAAGGCACGATCTTGGTGTAGGAATTGCACTAGGTGCTCACCAATCAATAGGCTTCAAAGGAATTCTTCTAGAAGGAAGCAAAGAACAGAAAACTAAATATTTGCCTTCTTTGGCAACAGGTGAGAATATTGCTGCCTTTTGTCTTACGGAACCAGCTAGTGGATCTGATGCTGCTTCAATTCAAACAAAAGCTGTGAAAAGCAGTTGTGGTAACTATTACATGTTAAATGGAAGCAAAATATGGATCAGTAATGGCGGCATTGCAGAAATATTTACGGTTTTTGCCAAGACTCCAGTTACACAACCAGATGGAACTACCAAAGAAAAAATCTCTGCTTTTATTGTTGAACGAGCTTTTGGCGGAGTCAGTAGTGGACCACCTGAGAACAAAATGGGAATCAAAGCTTCCAATACTGCTGAAGTTTACTTTGAGGATGTAAAAGTTCCTGTAGAAAATCTCTTGGGAAAGGAAGGGGAAGGCTTTAAAATTGCCATGCATATTTTGAACAATGGTAGATTTGGAATGGCTGCAGCTCTATCTGGGAATATGAAGGCAATGATAGAGAAGGCAGCTGACCATGCCATGAATCGAGTGCAGTTTGGATCAAAAATTCACACATACGGCGCAATTCAAGAGAAATTCGCAAAAATGTCTATGCTTCAGTACGTCACTGAATCCATGGCTTTCATAGTATGTGCCAACATGGATGCTGGATATAAGGATTTCCAGCTTGAAGCTGCGATTAGTAAAGTGTTTGCATCTGAAGCTGCTTGGCAAGTAACAGACGAGTGCATACAGATTTTGGGTGGTATGGGTTACATGAAGGATTGTGGTGCAGAGCGGGTGCTTCGAGATTTGCGCATTTTCCGAATTTTTGAGGGTACAAATGACATACTTCGCCTGTTTGTTGCCCTTACTGGTATGCAGTATACGGGTAAATTTCTTCAgccagtttcaaatgcaatgaagTCCCCACTGACCAATATTCCAACCTTAGCTAGCTTCTTTAAAACTTATGCATCCAAAAGAATAGGAAGCAAGCTTGGATGGGATCTGGGACCATCTATGTCGGAACATATCCATCCTGATGTTTCCAGTTCTGCCAAACTTGCTTCAAAGGCTATAATGCAATTTGGTTTAGCAGCTGAAGATATTGCCATTAAGTATGGCAAGAAGTTCATTGATATGCAGTTTCTTCAAAATAGACTTGCTAATTCCGCTATTGACATATTTGCAATGGTGGCTGTGATTAGCCGAGCTTCTACTTCCCTCAACAATAACGAAGAAAATGCCAAACTTGAAACAACGCTATGTAATGTTTGGTGCAATGATGCAGCAAAGCGAGTACAAGAAAACCTTACCAGTCTGTCTGACAAAACAAGTTTGCAAGATTTTAAGGCGATGGCAGATCTTTCAAATATGGTTATTGAAAAGCAAGGTGTTGTCCAAAATCACCCACTtggattttaa